A single genomic interval of Microbacterium sp. LWO14-1.2 harbors:
- a CDS encoding ABC transporter permease, which yields MRWLVLPVATILVTSFLVFSALSLTPGDPIAQILGGKATDEARAAMREQLGLDEPLIARYVEWIGGLLRGDLGTSYTYRDSVVSVLAPRAEVTLQLVLYAAVLIVLLGIALGLIGGLTQRIRPAIAGLIALLISIPSYVAATALLGLFAVNLRWFPSFGAGAPGVDRFWHLTLPAIALSVSWIAYMAQISMASIDDQRSKEHVRTAIGRGLPRHLVIGKHVLRNAGVPIVTATGLTLAALVAGSVIVETAFTLDGIGSLLVRSVGTKDVPVVAAVSVIVVAVYVIVMALVDVIHVLLDPSLRSRKGRA from the coding sequence GTGCGCTGGCTCGTGCTCCCCGTGGCGACGATACTCGTGACGTCGTTCCTCGTCTTCTCGGCGCTGTCCCTCACGCCGGGAGACCCGATCGCTCAGATCCTCGGGGGGAAGGCGACCGACGAGGCCCGCGCGGCCATGCGAGAGCAGCTGGGCTTGGACGAGCCGCTGATCGCGCGCTACGTCGAGTGGATCGGAGGTCTGCTGCGTGGAGACCTCGGCACCTCCTACACCTACCGGGACTCTGTCGTCTCCGTGCTCGCGCCTCGCGCAGAGGTCACTCTGCAACTCGTCCTCTACGCCGCCGTCCTGATCGTGCTGCTCGGTATCGCGCTCGGTCTGATCGGCGGGCTCACCCAGCGCATCAGGCCTGCGATCGCGGGACTGATCGCCCTGTTGATCTCGATACCGAGCTATGTTGCGGCGACGGCGCTCCTCGGGCTTTTCGCAGTGAACCTGCGGTGGTTTCCGAGCTTCGGCGCGGGCGCGCCCGGCGTGGATCGGTTCTGGCATCTGACCCTCCCGGCGATCGCGCTCTCGGTGTCGTGGATCGCTTACATGGCGCAGATCTCGATGGCGTCCATCGACGATCAGCGGTCGAAGGAGCATGTCCGTACAGCGATCGGCAGGGGACTGCCGCGACATCTGGTGATCGGGAAGCATGTGCTACGCAATGCCGGGGTCCCGATCGTCACAGCGACAGGTCTCACCCTCGCCGCACTCGTCGCGGGCAGCGTGATCGTCGAGACGGCCTTCACGCTCGACGGGATCGGATCCTTGCTCGTCCGCAGCGTGGGAACAAAGGATGTCCCTGTGGTCGCGGCGGTCTCCGTCATCGTCGTTGCCGTGTACGTGATCGTCATGGCACTGGTCGATGTGATCCATGTGCTCCTGGATCCGTCGCTCCGGTCCCGAAAGGGGAGAGCATGA